From Paenibacillus sp. PL2-23:
CCCTGCTGCGACAAGCCGGACTCGTCGCCCCGCAGATTACGTCGCTGTCGCACCGCCTGTCTCTGCCGAAGCCTGCGCTCTCCGTCGCCCGCTTCCTGGAGCGGAGCCAGCAGCACGATATGCTTAGTGAGAGGAGGCTCTTCCATGGAAGCCATGAAGCGTACGCTGCTCGATAAGATCAGCGTCGAGAATGTGAAGCTGGAGCTTATGCGCACCGCATTCGGCCGGCAATCGACACTGCTGGGACGGATGGACCCGCGCGTTCTCCTGATCTGGTATTCGGTCCTGGCGGTCATGCCTTGGTTCGTTCATAACGAAGCTGTGCTGATCGGTCTGCTGGTGCCCATGATCCTCTTCACGCTGTCCTCCAAGGTGAGTCCGCTCGTGCTGATCATTATGGCGATTGGCCTGCTTAGCGAGCTGACCTACATTCTGATCGCCTCCTTCCTGTTCGGGGGCAGCCTGGAAGGCATCTGGGCACTACTGACGCTCACGTTAAAAATATTAATCATCTCGCTGGCGAGCATCGCCGTCTTCTCCAGCATGGACCCCGAGAAGCTGAGCGACGCGATGCTCAGCCTGGGCATGCCCGCGCAGTTCAGCTTCGGCGTCTCCTACGGCTACCGGATGCTGCCGATTCTGATCGAGGAATA
This genomic window contains:
- a CDS encoding energy-coupling factor transporter transmembrane component T; translated protein: MEAMKRTLLDKISVENVKLELMRTAFGRQSTLLGRMDPRVLLIWYSVLAVMPWFVHNEAVLIGLLVPMILFTLSSKVSPLVLIIMAIGLLSELTYILIASFLFGGSLEGIWALLTLTLKILIISLASIAVFSSMDPEKLSDAMLSLGMPAQFSFGVSYGYRMLPILIEEYHNLIHSYRLRGRAPDNRGWFGWRSLLYIVKISVIAFYPLILNTAKRTRTTVEALEVRGFTYSLVSKDAKRLKLAYLRVTWRDYVFLAISVLYIAALFWSAHTLWPNT